The window GtgcttaaaataataataacaatgcgACACCTGTGCTGTCGTCTACACAAAAGTCATCTTATCAAAAGGTGCAGGATATCTGGATCACGGATTTACAAATGATTGTGTAGCAAAGGTGATGACAAATGTTTTGTTAGTGTATTTACTCACtcgctcctcctctgctgtgagGTTTGGGGTCCGGATAGGTGCATGTGGCACACTAGGATCTCTTCCCCGGTTAGGTGGCAGAGGGTCCAGAGGTAAACCACCGCATATCTCCTTTAAATTAGACATCCTGTTGGGTATTTTCTATCACACACTTGAAAACACACCTGGAGACAGAGATCAGGCTGGAGACTGAAGGCAGCTCTCACCTTTACTGCAAATGACCCTCTAAGCAGAGGAAGACTGTGTACTTGTGCAGATTTGAGGGCGACAACTCTTCGCTGTccaatcccattggctttttagTTGCCTTTGTCCTTCGCTATCCACCAATGGTACGCGGGGGATAGAAAAGGGTGTTTGGTAATTATTGATCCCTGAGGAAGTTTGAAGTGGCACATGCTTCAGTGGACAAACATCGCCGAAGATCTCTGACCCCTGATGCTTAGACATGTAACTCAGTTAAACAAAAATGAGCGCCAGAACCTTTGGACAGGTCAACAGCTATTATGTAGAAtcattttatttcccttttaagTTTTACTGGTCTACTTACATTACCGAGCATTACCACCGTCGTCAGATGTATCCAATCTTTAACTAATCAAGGCTCATgcaaaaatgcacatttacaacTCAGTATCATACTTTTTGATGTATGTGCATGTTCAGACTAATGATGTAATTATATAAACAATGTGACATGAATATAGACATTTATCTTCCTAGAAAATATAACAGCTAGCCTACTCTTTCTAAGGGTTTAATTATATTGAGCTACTGACAACATAGCAGATTTTATAGATTGTTATCAGCAACGTAGTAATTTTTGTGTTGTGCAAATTAAAATCCCACATTTATATCAGTATCAAGAAATCCAATGACAGGTATCACTTTTCGTTAATATGTGcataaattaatcaatttactTACTGTGatatattgaatattttaatcAGAGATAATCAGGCTTACAAATTCAAGATTTTGCACCAAAGAAAGGTGGaatgcacaaacaaaataaagtgtttaacggtattgattaaattaaatgacaaattaataCATATTCTTTCCGAAATACCTGAATTCACAGTGCAAACATGTGACACACATTTAATTAACGCAAACCAGATAAAATTTGAAAGGCAGTGACAATGTTTGACCTAAGAGTTTCTTAATCAACTTTTTTATGTTCAGTGCAAAGTTACTCTCTGCTAGATGCTGGTGAGTCCTAATGACACATTTGCTCTCGCTGACAGTCATTGCATGATCAGGCCTGGACAGATGGGAGAGGTTTACAACCAGAACCACATCACAAGAACCATAGGGGTTTCATACAATTTATTATATAACTTTCAACAGTATTTTACTTCAAGTCACTTAAGTTGTCCTATGTTACACACAAGTTGTTCCGATGAGTTCAGCCGAggtaaaagttttaaaaagtctgttttttttaaattagcagAAGAAATGCAGCCCCATAGGACAGAGGGCACCTGTGGAAACATGCTACTCAAGATTCAACACTGGAGACTTACAACATATTCTTCATCACATTCTTCCCCCCTCTGTGAATTTAGCAACTTTATCAGCAAAATAACTGACATAAACCTTGTGTAACAAATATTGTCCATTTAAATGCTATATATTTTTACACCATAAGAAAAAAGCACAGACATGtgagaatgaaaaatgaaaaatgtataaaacacatataaagtaaaaaataaatattatccACCTCAGTACGTGTGCTCAGCTTGGTCTTCTGAGCTCTTGATTGAATTACAGATTCCTTAATCTTGTTTTGCCTGCATCCACAGGCCGCACTGAACAACATGAATTTTAACATTCTAGACAGTCATTTTTTCCTGGACCACATTATATTAGTTTTACAAAAGTAAAAGCCCAGCTTAGTCATAAATATTGGTTTAAAGTCCAAGTGAAATTAAACataatgtttttgtctggtATAACATTAATCACATCTGTCTTCTGCATTGAGAAAAAATTAGAAGCCAAAATAGAgattttgtacttttatattttttagtttCATGACGATCTTGCATAAAACTATCTGAATAACAGTTTTCGATTCCATGTGATGTCCGTGCatcattacaaaaatattttcataaagCAGTAGCCAAAAACTTTGAACAACAACCCACATTAGCTTTCCTTCTTAAGTCTAACTAACTTACAAAGACCTTAGGTGGTTGAACAAGTGGCCAAGCGAACCTTCACCTAGAAGTGCACTGCTAATGTCAGCTTGATGGCTATAAAGCTGGTCAGCTGCAGCACACTAAACAGCACGCTAAATGTGCCTGCAAATAACTTTTCAACCTGTCTGGATGGTGGTGTGAACATTACTCTTCTTTACCACTGCTGACAAAACTGCTTGTAAATTATGGTGTTAGCTTTTTTTCCCTATTTTTTAAACTtcgtctctccctcctcttttggTCATTCAGCCCCCGACACGCCCACAGCTGCTAGAGTAAAACAAGTATTTTTGATATTACCCCAAAAACTTTTACCTTccttttaacaataaaaaacacttgGGCCTCATTTTTGTCTGCAAGAAAGGATGactaaatgtgattttaaacactttaaacacTTGTTCCTCTCATTGTCACTGAGGCTCATTATTAGCTTTCCGCTGAGCTctctgtgtttggttgtgtggTATTAGAGCCTTGCTCCGTGGTAGATGTTGAGTTTGTACCTAGTGTTTCTGGAGATCCAGATTCTTGCGAGGTCTGTTCTTGCGGCACCTTCTCATCTTCCTGTGGGTAGAGCTCTGGGTAACGCTGCATGCACTCCTGCATGGCCCTGAACTGCTCCAAGCATTCAGAgcccttcacctcctctttactATAGTGGAAACAGGAGAAGGCGTCCTTAAATTCAGTCCCACAGGGACCACTGGCCATCCCACCCAGGCAGGGGCAGTTCCAGTTGATCTCCCCACTGGGAAGAATCAGACCTAGGATTGGAGAGAGGAGGTTTAAGCAGAATACTAAACTTGGGGTTTTTAAAGACCACTAGAGTTACAGTTTTGCCTGAGGACAGGCTGCTTTACAGCTGTTCACCTTGCTCCTCATACGGGTCATTGGGATCTTCCTCTATGAGCTCAGCACTGCTGGGTGTTGCATGATCCTCTTTGGTGACAAAGATAATTCGGTCTTTACCTGTTgtgtaaaatggaaaaagaacaATACAAACGTGAATTATGGAGTCTTACACCCTGCACCTCTTCACCCGTTGAACCTCAAATGTATGATAATTAGTACTGAAATGGTTAGTTGATttattagttagttagttgaattataattataataaataattataactCTTTACTGCTTTTCTCCAATTTACATAATcaatttatatttgtttgtaaaTCTAAACTCAATATCTTTTGGATTGTTTGTTGGACAGaaagaacatgaaaatgatTATGGTATACCACAAAATAAGAATAAGAGGTAAGAAGTAGAAGAAATGGATCATTAATATGTTTTGCCTGTGTCTGGTGAGTCTAAACTTGTGAATATGACCAGTTCAGTGGTTCAGAAAGTGCTCACATCTTTTACTAAACCACAAACATCAATACAACTGTGTAAGTTATAGTCCTGTACCTGCAGATATATTATCATCCAAATGTACATTAAGTATCAAAAGTTAAAGTAATTATGCTACAGGAAAAACATCACTTATGTGTGTTACACTATTACACTATTACATATttcattattagattgttaatattGATGCTTCAGTGAAAACTAGTTTTAACCGACCTGGGAGTTGGGCCCTGTGAAACGTGACAGGGGCCCAAAGTAAACACTGCTTTTTTTGTGAGAGGTCATtagccaaaaaggttgggaaacactgttttatatgtaacaattttgtgtattttataagTTAAATACTAATCTACAAAGTAACTAATGACTACAGGTGTCAATTAAAGGAAATTGAGTAACAAGTACtgatgtttccctctgaaacCTAGTTTATAAAACAGTGTAAATACTTAAAGTACAAGAACCTCAAACTGTACTTGAACGCAGTACTTAGGGAAATGAGATACTGTCCACCACTGGACCTTTCATGTTTGACTTATACAAAGACAATCACTCAATAACTGTGACTTTCCAAGGAAACAGTTCTTCAGTCTTCAGGTGAGTTCATTATAACGTTTCTGCATCCTGTTGCTGGTCAAGGTTAAACACTGTGATGGTGACAGCTAACACGTAAACATTTTGACAGTCCGAAATCTCATCTTAGCGAGAAGCTTAttgacatttaattaatttaaaaatgtctttatttttttaaccagaCTTTAAACTTCATTGTTCGCCTTTCCGATAAGTTAGCTGGCTAGCACAGTGTAGTTACCTTCCTCTCTGACCGAGCTCATTTCTTCACGCTGGGAAAGATTAAACTCCTCTTTTCTGATTCACTGCACCAGCTGGTTGACCAACGAGGACAACGACTCTTTTTAACgaacaacacaacacatgaaaatatcagAGGTTTTAGTCTGGCAGCATCAGCGCCACTGTTTCACAACTACCCTTGCTGCAGCATGGACACgacttcctcttctctcctgtttccGGTAACACAGACGCTCCGCAGCACATCGCTGCCCCCTAGAGTTCAAATAAATCAAGTGTCTTCTTTTTATGTACGATTTCTCTCTTgctttatgatattttttttatttctacactTTCATATAAAATGAACTTAGTAGCACACATTTTTTTGGGAAAGACGCATTACATTATCAATCGGTTATTCAATACAAAACACAGTATTAACATTCCCAacaagagaaaggaggagaagtgTAATAGAGGGGGATACAAACAATCCACAACAATAAGTGCGACACATACTACTTTTTCAGTCAATTGAAATGTTCTGTTTAGGGTTGCAACTGAATATTTTTTCGATgaattgtttcatttatataattCCATGAAATACTGGGGGGAAAAGCCCAGGACAATATCTTCATATCTTTTGTTTGGTCTGACAAACACTGTCTAACAGTCCAATATCCAAAGATACTCACTTTACTGTCATgtgtgatgaagaaaagcatCAGACCATCACAtgtaagaagctggaaccagcaaatatgTGGCATTattgcttaaaaatgacttaaaacaattattcaattattctATACagttgccaattcattttctattGATCGAGTAAATTATTAATTGAGTAAGTGTTACAGCTGGCtggtgattaaaataaaaatgaatattgcTATGATACCAAAATCTCCTTTTAGATACTGTGATGATATTTTCTGATCACAGGGTGTTAAGTCACATGACAGAAGGTTGAATAAACTCATTCATCTTATTCAGTCAAATGCCTCTGGTGTTTCACTGACAAGAAATTGTAGTTATTAAGAAATATGTTGTCATGTACTTCACATCACAATATACCGAATTACAAAATGCTTACCAGATAGTGTTTAATTATTGATCAGCCCTGGTAGTAGTTACACCTCATCCCATTGGTACTGGGTCATAAAAGATAAATGTGTGTTCAAAATGTTGTCTATTTCCTGTGCCCAAAATTAAAGTTGCCCTATTACAGTGAGTCTTATAGCAccagaaaaatacagaacatgTAAAATTGACATCTTtacaaatctgaaaaaaaaatccaaggaTTTTCCTGGGGCATTATTTGACTAAAGCTAATAGCCTCACATCAACAACTATTGACAGTTGAGCAGTGTGAAACATGATCAAAAGACATCAAGATATGTTGGCTTAATACATTAACTGCATCAGCATCAAAGGAGACAAAACTCAATCAAAAACTTAAAGCCTTTCTCCACAATAGTTTTTGAGAATGTTTTTATATAAGTTtgttcagaaatgtatttatttttacatattcaaAAGACTTTATCTTACACTTAAGACAAATTCAAAGTTATTCAATGCATAGCCTATGTACAGAAATCATAATTTGTTGGGTCTGAAATAGTGATTAATGAGAGTATGCTTGGAGCAGACaattaaaaatccaaaacaaatatTAGGAAATGGGTAACAAGAATGAACGTGACATTTGAGTTAATACTGCAGCTCCCTGGGAATGCCATACATTAAGACTATGTGgaccctttttgttttttttgttgttgttttttcaggttCATATTGAATGACTGTTCACAAAAATAAGATGAACATCAAAAATTTGACAGGTGGACCCCAATGTGAGCTCCGCTTCCTCTTCTTACAAGACCCTGTTCAAATAAAACCTATCACGGGGTCACAAAAATCAGGAAAATATACAATACTGGACTCAGTGCCTGGCAGTTCAGGTCCTGGTCCATTCCTTTACCTGATTGGCAggttaacagaaaaataaaataaagttgaaagcaaaaaaaatataaactaagATGACGCCAAGCAGATGGTCGCGTGCTTGTACGCACACAGCTGGCGGTTGACCACCATCTTCCAAGTCAAGTATGCCTGCATACTGAAGCGCTCTCTTGTCAGTCTGAAAAAAGAACCAAACTCCCGCAGGACTTCGTTTCATACACAAAGGAAGCCTTTAAATGAAACTAGGGGAGCTTTAATCTCGAGTCAGTTGGAAAATCTGATGAAGTACAACTgaaatgtctgtctttgtgttatTTTGGAAGATATGTGGAGGAAGCAACAGGCTGTATAGTCGTACCACCTAAGAACATCGCATTTCAGCTGAGATTCATGAAAAGATTCCTCACACATCCTGAAAGTGGAGAACTGATGATGCAGGCGCTTCACATGgttgtaaaataaatgcaagGTTGGTGATCCTAATAAAAGTTGGTGGACAGTGGGAGGATATTGGCTTTTCTAGAAGAGCAGGGCCCCCATGCTGCCTACTTCGCTCTGTTCTTTCACAAAGATCTCAAAGTACTGATAGATGATGGTGACGGCCAGCAGGATACCGGTACCAGAGCCAATGGCTCCGAGGAAGTCCGCCATCACTGATAAACCACCGATACACAGTCCACCaaaggcagcagcagtaggAATGTACCTTGAATACAAAACAGGGAGATACAGATGAATATTAATACGTAGCATTTTACtttatgatttttcagtttaaaagacTGTGAATAGTAAGAACAGTTGAAATTCAAATACATTCATGATGATTGTGGAGCAGagattaaaggaacagtttgacgTTTGGGGAAATGCTCGTTCCCTTTCTTGGTCAGAGTGAAATTGAcattgtctgtctgttaaatatgacgctacagtcagcagctggttaggGACACACTATCCTAGAAAACATGAATGAGAGTGTTCGACTATTTCTTTAAATGGTGCATATTATAGATCCACACCCGAGTGAGCAATGTGCAGacaactgagaaaaacatcagcAATGACAAAAGGTAATCACATTCTTGAACTGCTGCACTATATTTAATTAGTTTGTAACTTAGTAGCTGACATTTTTGCACTCTGACCCTTTAACAACATACTAAATCTTTATTTGGGTAGAGTAACATTTCAATGGACACGAAATTTTATACAAGAAAAATCAACAGAGATTAAAAGGGATAAATACCATCATTAAGACatcaataatttattcatttacaccTATACTGGCCTATTGTTTTCGATATATCTCACACTTTCTGATGCTAACAGCTTTGCCTTACTCTCATGACATATTTGGTCAATcacaattcattttgaaaagcaCTTTACAGTGACTGTAAAGtgcttaaaaagtaaaaagtccAGCGCCAATGGAACATGTGTTGCAGTAAAGTAAGGTGAGGTGATTTAATATGACAATGTGCAGCTTTAGTTATAAGATGGGAGTTATTTGCTTTGTGACCAGACAATTGCCAACAACATTAGATAATGTGAATTCATGATAACAACTTGTAACCATTCTAACCGATAACCTTGTTCTGTGTAAGGTTTGTACGACTAATGGGGTATGTAaattaaaagccaaaaaaagatcTGTACATGAAAACACTTTTGATTTTACCTGTTCAGTTCATGGACCATTGAGGTTTCTCTGTGTCCCCTCATCACCATCTGCTGCTCCTTCAGCTGTTTCGCCACCTGGATGAGAGTGAAGAACAGAGCTCTAAAGCACAGTCTGTTTCAAATGATCCATTAACACCACCTGCCAGAAAGCAGTTACAACTTACATCTTTAGCAGAGGAGCCAGAGACTTCAATCCAGGTTTTGGAGAAAAAGGCACATGATCCGAGCATGAAGACAATGTAGATGACTGCGTGGACTGGGTCATCTAGAACAGAGCCAAATGATTCTGGGGGGGAGAGGTAGTAACAGAGTCCACCGACAGGATAGGCACGGGCTGGACCACCTGACGAAGTGTCCtgcaaacatgagaaaataatgATTACATGCTTGAATGGGCAGACAAATGTTCCTTTATATAGGGAGCTCGACACccaataatttcaaaataaggtATATTAACAGTAAGATTGTgtctttgatgatgatgataatctGAATTATGAAGCATTTATTGAGACTAATGCTTTGAGAAACTGAACAGAAAGTTGTGTGAAAAGCTCAGATTAAATGTATACTTACAGACCAAGTTCCAAGCAGATTAACCAGGAAATTGCCACTGAAGCGTGTGGAGAGCATCTGGGAGATAACGTACAAGTTGGAGACCAAGGCAGACTGCAGGATGATGGGAATGTTGGAGGTGTAGAAGAGCTTGATGGGGTAGGTGTTGTACTGGCCACGGTAGCGAGCTGACTTGATGGGCAGATCCACCCTGAATCCCTGTGAGAAAAGGTGAATGTGCAGGACAGCTGTGAACAACTGAACCATTTATATTTCCTAAACAATTTAAATTCATCCCCTATTTCAAAATTTAAGCAGTTTCGAGTGAAGTCACACAAAAGAAAGGACTGCGACTCACCTGAAAGTATATCACTACAGCAAAGACAAATACTGTGGCGATGAGGTTCATGAGGTTGGGCAGGTTCTGTCTGTAGAAGGCCTCTCTCAGAGCACGCACTTTGTCTGTCCGAGTCGCCAGCAGATGGAAAAGAGCAATGATTGCTCCCTCAAACTCTGTGCCTAAAAACACAAGAAGTCACAAGTATGAGGCATATTTCTGTGGAGTGCAGAAGAGCAACAGGATGGAATTGATCACGGCCGTGGTATTTACCAAAGTCACATATTCACCGACCACTTTGCGGCTTCTTACCTCTTCCAGTGTTCACAGTTGTGGGGCTGAAGGCCTTCCAGACGATCGTCTCGCAGATGTTGGTAGCAATGAACAGTGAGATCCCTGAACCAAGACCATAGCCCTTTTGGAGCaactcatccagcagcagcacaatcAGCCCAGCTACAAACAGCTAAAGAAGAACACAACAGATACAGTCATCTGGGAAAGTACTGAGGCAATCATGTGAAATTCTTTCACTGTGCTATAAGTTCACATTTGTTTGGAGAGTCTTTGCTGCTGATGCTTCGCTGCTATATAAGTTAGACAATTTGTTTTcgtaaattaatttaatttaaaaaaaaaaaaagggtgtatGCCCTTTTCAGGTCAGCACCTACAGTTACAATGGAAAGTATTTTACTTTGTAAATAATCTTAACAAACCTGTTGGTCATTTAATTATAATgcccatccacccatccattagctatactgTTGATCCTTTGGGGATTGTGGGGGAGCTAAAGCCAATACCAACTGACAATGGGCAAGATTATAACCAATGGAGAGTCACTATTTGAATTTTACATCTTGACATGATGATATGTTTTTGTGAGATACTCTGAAATGACTTTGGCGCAGCTCTCTGCAAAACGGCGTTTAACAGTGGCGTCAGTATCACACCCATTATTTCAAAGACAATTATATGTTGAATAATTACTAGTTTATATATGTAGGGGATATACCTGTGATAATAAACAAGTCTAATCTAATCTAAGTTAAACTGACCCAAGGTAACACAGAGCCTAATTTTAGAAACAGAGGAGAATGTAGTCAAAATCTATCTATTagtttgttctatttttttatgttgtgtttccACATCATGTAAGTGCATACTCAAAGCCAGTTACAATGACAGAGCATATCTTTTTAGTCAAATTACACAACTGGTTATTCCAAATCTGAGGTTTGGTTTTCCTGTTCTCACCTGAATGATGATGAGCAGACAGATTCCAGCGCCCATCTCTGAGGGATCTCCATACATGCCAGTCATCACATATACGATGGCCTGGCCGATTGTGATGATCATTCCAAACACTGAAAATCATCAACAGGGGTTTGAGAATCTATTgacttcattttaaattctaatCAAGTATTTACAAATCACAGCCTGATGAGTGTACTCACATTTCTGAGCTCCATTGAAAAGGGCTCTGTCCTTTGGTGTGTCTCCAACTTCAATGATCTTTGCTCCAGCCAGCAGCTGCATTATCAGGCCTGAGGTGACAATAGGCGAGATACCGAGCTCCATCAGCGTACCTGGAGGTAGATATTTAAGTTAGTTATACCAGCAGGAGGGCAGGCATGTATTTAATCTGTATTATATGCAGTTCTTAGCTAGACAAATACCTCTGTTTGAGGCTAGAATTACTCTCAT is drawn from Seriola aureovittata isolate HTS-2021-v1 ecotype China chromosome 2, ASM2101889v1, whole genome shotgun sequence and contains these coding sequences:
- the chchd4b gene encoding coiled-coil-helix-coiled-coil-helix domain containing 4b, whose amino-acid sequence is MSSVREEGKDRIIFVTKEDHATPSSAELIEEDPNDPYEEQGLILPSGEINWNCPCLGGMASGPCGTEFKDAFSCFHYSKEEVKGSECLEQFRAMQECMQRYPELYPQEDEKVPQEQTSQESGSPETLGTNSTSTTEQGSNTTQPNTESSAES
- the sec61a1a gene encoding protein transport protein Sec61 subunit alpha-like 1 codes for the protein MGIKFLEVIKPFCAVLPEIQKPERKIQFREKVLWTAITLFIFLVCCQIPLFGIMSSDSADPFYWMRVILASNRGTLMELGISPIVTSGLIMQLLAGAKIIEVGDTPKDRALFNGAQKLFGMIITIGQAIVYVMTGMYGDPSEMGAGICLLIIIQLFVAGLIVLLLDELLQKGYGLGSGISLFIATNICETIVWKAFSPTTVNTGRGTEFEGAIIALFHLLATRTDKVRALREAFYRQNLPNLMNLIATVFVFAVVIYFQGFRVDLPIKSARYRGQYNTYPIKLFYTSNIPIILQSALVSNLYVISQMLSTRFSGNFLVNLLGTWSDTSSGGPARAYPVGGLCYYLSPPESFGSVLDDPVHAVIYIVFMLGSCAFFSKTWIEVSGSSAKDVAKQLKEQQMVMRGHRETSMVHELNRYIPTAAAFGGLCIGGLSVMADFLGAIGSGTGILLAVTIIYQYFEIFVKEQSEVGSMGALLF